One part of the Theropithecus gelada isolate Dixy chromosome 5, Tgel_1.0, whole genome shotgun sequence genome encodes these proteins:
- the ZNF518B gene encoding zinc finger protein 518B, producing MKDIGQQLYTTHLKGGHNSLTMSPKQPDANGAPRPDRQEAQTLLYQGSEAEAAMMTIATCAKCKSVHKISLQDLQKGTGKDGIYVCFQCSLGAAPPNFHFVSNNPSATHVGNKTENFSSPVSNKFKVRNFKPGKYYCDKCRFSTKDPLQYKKHTLQHEEIKFICSHCSYISYTKGEFQRHLVKHTGIFPYQCEYCDYGAIRNDYIVKHTKRVHERAGAKRPVKAVAKLEPKRTGTSKQNPELLKASSPRTAFQNKWSDQLSGFSLHANKDKMHNIMLLPEPKEYQKDVVCIPNKMTLSEPNEVNLFENKNVEVEVLSPAKEPVQPGMPLTVVAPAELVVPANCLAQLIDVKVVNGTQQLVLKLFPLEENNCLEAGRGNGGDSERMVNEKSSNEQEKILSAEKTKSLTVDRNVGKLVGIDSFQPSVQKQLKNVKWVRSYDFIMPSSSVHNNGKSFINSETIEDFQKKNNLYPHRTAFPSVALKGHSLASVFKNSVLRSLGAASNPFPYKAAVCFAENGRNLHSNSQQLLPFAASPATFSFSGQKGLLPISENDLESTSKISIPVKMVSSNRKQEDNQTEEHKAVSTVGQISSQHKSEYLHINITGEDRSQQPGDKPLELKNSERTNNTNDGPVISSVFSLSSGSENVPEGIKWNSSTSKIKSIELLRRKIAQLIESCGKPSSLASNSAHRRSVGQASKGTSKATSEGIQEINVSVTGPGHPTGTPQKPPDDGGVTGNGQLTHQQIYPHFADGSNRKTKSRVARKAHVATPVLIPKGAVLRVLNSSEDAHIIEATCEAPVSIPCSETQLIKPVPFCPVKQADSEPLRSERGPIDMSQNIETPLRPKLRKESAVCSTIHKKTGLLHGQQGSSELSKQGRLLSRSLSISRNKTKQVHLSKKKNKIQAEPSHCLKDPSIFQVARQLRLIAAKPDQLIKCPRRNQPVIVLNHPDVDSPEVTNVMKVINKYKGNVLKVVLSERTRCQLGIRRHHVRLTYQNAEEASQIKRQMMLKMKLKKVHKNNYQVVDSLPDDSAQCVFKCWFCGRLYEDQEEWMSHGQRHLIEATRDWDVLSSKGK from the coding sequence ATGAAGGATATTGGACAGCAGCTGTACACTACACACTTGAAGGGTGGACATAATTCCTTGACCATGTCACCCAAACAGCCTGATGCTAATGGAGCACCTCGCCCAGATAGACAAGAAGCACAAACCCTTTTGTATCAAGgctcagaggcagaggctgccatgaTGACCATTGCTACATGTGCAAAGTGCAAAAGTGTTCACAAGATCTCTCTTCAAGATTTGCAGAAGGGTACAGGGAAGGACGGTATATATGTCTGCTTCCAGTGCAGCCTCGGTGCAGCTCCTCCCAATTTTCATTTTGTGAGCAATAATCCCAGTGCTACTCATGttggaaataaaactgaaaacttctCAAGTCCTGTCAGTAACAAATTTAAGGTAAGGAACTTTAAGCCAGGCAAATACTATTGTGATAAATGTCGATTTTCCACAAAGGACCCGTTGCAGTACAAAAAGCACACCCTTCAACACGAGGAGATTAAATTCATTTGTTCTCACTGCAGCTACATTTCGTATACGAAAGGAGAGTTTCAGAGGCATTTGGTGAAACACACAGGCATATTTCCTTATCAGTGTGAGTATTGTGACTATGGTGCTATTAGAAATGATTATATTGTCAAACACACAAAGAGAGTACATGAAAGGGCAGGTGCGAAACGGCCAGTCAAagctgttgccaagctggagccAAAAAGAACCGGAActtcaaaacaaaacccagagctTCTAAAAGCTTCTAGTCCACGGACTGCATTTCAAAACAAGTGGTCAGATCAACTGTCAGGTTTCTCTCTCCatgcaaataaagacaaaatgcaCAATATCATGTTGTTACCTGAACCAAAGGAATACCAAAAAGATGTAGTTTGTATTCCAAATAAAATGACCCTGTCTGAGCCAAATGAAGTCAACCTATTTGAGAACAAAAATGTTGAAGTAGAAGTCTTATCCCCTGCTAAAGAACCTGTTCAGCCAGGTATGCCATTGACAGTTGTTGCACCAGCAGAACTAGTTGTTCCTGCAAACTGTTTAGCCCAGTTGATAGACGTGAAGGTTGTCAATGGTACACAGCAGCTTGTTCTGAAACTGTTTCCGctggaagaaaataattgccTTGAAGCTGGGAGGGGTAATGGAGGTGATTCTGAACGTATGGTGAATGAGAAGAGTtcaaatgaacaagaaaaaatacTTTCTGCAGAAAAAACAAAGTCACTGACAGTTGACAGGAATGTTGGAAAACTCGTAGGCATTGATAGTTTTCAACCTTCAGTTCAGAAACAgcttaaaaatgtgaaatgggTAAGGTCTTACGATTTTATTATGCCAAGTTCTAGTGTGCACAACAATGGAAAATCTTTCATTAATTCGGAAACAATTGaggattttcagaaaaaaaataatttgtatccaCATAGAACTGCTTTTCCTTCCGTTGCCTTAAAAGGTCATTCTCTAGCATCTGTATTTAAAAACAGTGTTTTACGTAGTCTTGGAGCTGCATCAAACCCTTTTCCATATAAAGCTGCTGTTTGTTTTGctgaaaatggaagaaatttaCACAGTAACTCACAGCAGTTACTCCCTTTTGCTGCATCACCTGCAACCTTTTCCTTCTCTGGACAAAAGGGCTTATTGCCTATAAGTGAAAATGACTTGGAATCTACAAGTAAAATCAGTATTCCTGTAAAAATGGTTTCCTCTAATAGAAAGCAGGAAGATAACCAGACAGAGGAACACAAGGCAGTATCAACTGTAGGCCAGATTTCCTCTCAACATAAGAGTGagtatttacatataaacatAACTGGAGAAGATAGATCTCAACAGCCTGGGGATAAGCCTTTGGAATTAAAGAATTCTGAAAGGACTAACAACACTAATGATGGCCCAGTCATCTCATCAGTATTTTCTCTGAGCTCTGGATCTGAAAATGTCCCCGAGGGCATTAAGTGGAATAGCTCAACGTCTAAAATAAAGTCAATTGAACTGTTGCGCAGAAAAATAGCTCAGTTAATTGAGTCCTGTGGCAAGCCTTCATCTTTGGCTTCAAATAGTGCACATCGTCGCTCTGTAGGACAGGCATCAAAGGGAACTTCAAAAGCTACCTCTGAAGGTATTCAAGAAATCAACGTGTCAGTCACTGGCCCTGGCCATCCCACAGGTACTCCTCAGAAACCTCCGGATGATGGTGGTGTTACTGGTAATGGACAGCTTACTCATCAACAAATATATCCACACTTTGCAGATGGCAGTAATAGGAAAACCAAAAGTAGAGTGGCCAGGAAGGCTCATGTTGCCACACCAGTGTTAATCCCCAAAGGGGCTGTGTTGAGGGTTCTTAATTCCTCTGAGGATGCCCACATCATAGAGGCTACATGTGAAGCACCTGTCAGCATACCTTGCAGTGAAACACAGTTAATAAAACCAGTTCCATTTTGCCCTGTGAAACAGGCAGACTCAGAGCCTTTAAGAAGTGAAAGGGGGCCAATAGATATGTCCCAAAATATTGAGACACCTCTGCGCCCTAAACTGAGAAAAGAGAGTGCAGTCTGTAGCACCATCCATAAAAAAACTGGCCTCTTGCATGGACAGCAAGGAAGCAGTGAATTAAGTAAGCAAGGGAGACTGCTTTCCAGAAGTCTTTCTATAAgtagaaataaaaccaaacaagtACACTTatccaagaagaaaaacaaaattcaggctGAACCCAGCCACTGTCTCAAGGATCCTTCAATTTTTCAGGTTGCAAGACAACTTCGACTGATAGCAGCTAAGCCAGATCAGTTGATTAAGTGTCCCCGTCGGAACCAGCCAGTCATTGTGTTAAACCACCCTGATGTGGACTCACCAGAAGTGACCAATGTGATGaaggtaataaataaatacaaaggcaATGTCCTCAAAGTTGTTTTATCAGAGAGGACTAGGTGTCAGCTAGGCATCAGACGGCATCATGTACGCCTGACCTACCAGAATGCAGAAGAAGCCAGtcaaattaaaaggcaaatgatGTTGAAAATGAAACTCAAAAAAGTTCATAAAAACAACTACCAGGTAGTGGATTCCTTGCCTGATGATTCTGCACAGTGTGTATTTAAGTGCTGGTTTTGTGGGCGGCTGTATGAAGACCAGGAAGAGTGGATGAGTCATGGCCAACGGCATTTGATAGAAGCAACTAGAGATTGGGATGTTCTTTCCTCCAAGGGCAAATAA